The following are encoded together in the Thermothelomyces thermophilus ATCC 42464 chromosome 3, complete sequence genome:
- a CDS encoding histone H3-like protein has protein sequence MPPKQAKQRPSGGAAAAAAASPRGRPPAAVTAAAARRNRPSDVQPGDPIPQGKKRRYRPGTLALKEIRRYQSNTDLLMSKLPFARLVREIALQFQPSREELRWQSQAILALQESAEAFLVHLFEDTNLCAIHAKRVTIMQKDIQLARRIRGVWGGAGWI, from the exons ATGCCTCCAAAACAAGCTAAGCAACGACCTTcgggcggcgcggcggcagccgcagcagcttccccgcgagggcggccaccggcggcggtgacggcggcggcggcgaggaggaaCAGGCCAAGCGACGTACAGC CAGGCGACCCCATCCCGCAAGGCAAAAAGCGCCGCTACCGCCCCGGCACCCTCGCGCTCAAGGAGATCCGCCGCTACCAATCCAACACGGATCTCCTCATGTCCAAGCTCCCCTTTGCGCGTCTG GTCCGCGAGATTGCCCTCCAGTTCCAACCGTCGCGCGAGGAGCTGCGGTGGCAGTCGCAGGCGATCCTGGCGCTCCAGGAGTCCGCCGAGGCCTTCCTCGTCCACCTCTTCGAAGACACCAACCTGTGCGCGATCCACGCCAAGCGGGTCACCATCATGCAGAAGGACATCCAGCTCGCGCGGAGGATACGCGGGGTCTGGGGCGGCGCCGGGTGGATATGA